The Gehongia tenuis sequence ACCTGTTTTCGGGGAGTCCGTTGCCTTATGGCTCGGTGTATCTGGTGTCTGTGGCTTCTCTGGTTCTTCTGGCGTAGGCGTTTCCGGCACTTCCTTGATTGTCACCGTCTGCCCCTTGTCCTCTATGTCCTTATGTTCTGTGACCTTTACAGGCTCGTCGGGATTGGTTACGTCGTAGAGTTCCTCAAACGTCACTAGCTGCTGACCGCCCAGCTTTGAAGCGTCGAATGTAAAGACAATCTCCACCTCCATTTTGGTATCGGCAGCGGTGAATGTGTACTCATTCTCCACACGTTTCCCGTCAATGAGAAGCTCGGCATTTTCATCCTTTACCATCTGCCAGCCTTTGAGCTGGTACTTTGTACCCACTTCCAGAGCGTCCAGCGTAACCGTATCCACGATTGTGACCTCTTTGCCAGCTTCTATGACTTTTTCACCGTCTTTGCTGGCGGCAGTGGTATGAATTTTGATGATACGCTCGGTGATAAGAACCGTCTGCCCCTCGTCCTCTATGTCTTTATGTTCCGTGACCTTTACAGGCTTGTCGGGATTGGTTACGTCGTAGAGTTCCTCAAACGTCACCAAGTTCTTGCCGCCAAGGGCAGAAGCGTTGAATGTAAAGGCGACCTCCACTTTCATTTCCTCTTTATCGGCAGTAAATGTGTGAGCACGCTCCACACGCTTGCCATCCATGAGAAGCTCGGTATTTTCATCCTTTACCATCTGCCAGCCTTTGAGCTGGTACTTTGTACCCACTTCCAGACCGTCCAGCGTGACCGTATCCACGATTGTGACTTCTTTACCAGCAACGATTACTTTCTCACCCGTAACTTTGTCCGCAGCGGTGGTATGGATTTTAATAACACGCTCTTTGATGGATACCGTCTGCCCGTCGTCCTCAATGTCCTTGTGTTCAGCCACTTTGACAGGCTCGTTCTTGTCGGATAGGTCGTACAATTCTTCAAATGTCACTAAGTCCTTGCCACCAAGAACAGAAGCATTGAACGTATATTCCACCTTGACTTTCATTTCCTCACTATCAGCGGTGAATGTGTAATCACTCTCCACACGCTTTCCATCAACAAGAAGCTCGGTGTTTCCATCCTTTACCATCTGCCAGCCTTTGAGTTGGTACTTTGTGCCTTTTTTCAGACCGTCCAGCGTGACCGTATCCACAATCGTGACCTCTTTACCAGCAACGATTGATTTCTCACCCGTAGCTTTATCAGCAGCAGTGGTATGGATGGAGATTTTTTTCTCGTAATCATCCGTGAGTGTTCCCAAGTCAATGACTACTTTATCTCTGGAAACCACAATCTCAAAAGCCGGAATGAGCTTAAACCCCTTATTGCTGTCACAGCGCAATTCCTCAATCTCGTAGGTATCGTAGAGCAGCGCACCTTTGGAGTCGTCCGGTTCAGATGTGCCGAACCAGATACCATCCTCGCTGGTTTTGCCCCTGTTGGTATTCTGTTTATGGGATACCCAGTCAGAAGCAGTGGAGAACTGCCCGTTTTTATCAGTCACGACAACATGACTCTCACCTGTGGTCTTGCTGGTAATGCGGAATGGAACGTCAGCAAGACGCTTGTGTGTACCGTCGCTGATTTTCACGCCCTCAATGTCGCCACGTTTGATCTGGTTGTAGATGGATTGTTCCGCACCAGTCAAATCCACGATTTTGCCATTTTCCTTGATGGTAAACTCACGGGAAACCGCACCTGTTGTCAAATATCCTACCGGACTCTTGCTTTCATCTAAGCGGTATGTTCCGTAAGGCAGTGTATCCGCAGCCGTAGAAGCGATACCGTCAATGCCTGTAAGGATGGTTTTCACAACCTCACCTTTGTTGTAGAGCTTGCCATCCACCAGCACAGCGTTCTCATTTAGGCTGGTGATAGTGAACTCCGTATCTTTTAATGTTGCACCGCCCTGTGGCTTCGTGTCCTTTGTTTCAAGGTCACGCTTCTGGACTTTCACGCCGCCACGGATAACCTTGTCGGATACGGAATACTTGTTGCTGCCTGTAAGTACCGCCAGCTCCCCATCTTCGGTAATCTGTGCCAGATACATTCCCTTAATCTGTTCCTCACTGCCACCTGCCTGCATATACGCACCCTCCAACAAGTAACCTGCCGGACTTTTACTTTCGGATACAGTCAGTGTTCCAAGCGGCAGGCATGGCACGCCATCCTGTAAGTAGAAGCTGTCGCCGGATACCTTGTAGCGTTCTGCCAGCTTTGTGATGTAATGTGTCGCTCCGTCACTGCTTTTTTCAGCCACGGTCTTTGTCGTCCATGTACGGGTCGGTTTTGCTGGCAGGTTGTCTTTGTTGTAGTACCCGTCATAATAATTCCAGACGAACTCCGCACCCTCCAAAGAAGCTGCCCCCTGTGCCGCTCCCTTTGATGTTTCCATGTCTATCTTGAAAAGCTCAATCAGTGTGGTTGTGACTTTGGGTGTATCGCTGACTTTCAAGGTGGCTGTTTCACCAGCTTTGACGTTCAAGGAATATACCGTCTTGTCTAACTGGAAACCTGCCGCCGGAACGGATAGCTCTTTGATATAGACTTTACCAGCCTTTACCTCCACCGCTTCGGTGTTCCCGTCGTTATCTGTCGTAAGGGTGGCAAGCTGTTCCTTGCAGCCTTTATCAGCAAAGACACCATACGTCGCACCAGCAAGGGAATAGCTGTTGTTTCCGTTGGTAATGGTGGGATTGGAGGACACCTTTTGAAGTGCCGCATTTCCCACATCCAGCTTCGCCCAGAACTGTCCTAATTCCTGTCCGTCGCCGGAATAGATATAGCCGCCGCAGTCGTAGCGTCCTTTGTTCGCTTTTACAAAAGCCTTTGCGCCAGCGTATACCTCGTCCTGTACCGCTTTGGATACCTCATCATAGGCAGCTCGTACATGGTCGCAGCTCCATCCTAAATGCACGCTCAAACGCTGCCAGACAACACACTGCTCCAATAGATAGACCTGCTTGTAATTCAGCTCCTTGTGGCTGGCGGCATATTCCTTGACGTATTCCAGTGAGAGGGCAACGTCGGCGATCTGGTCGGCACTCATACGGGAACTTGCGTCCGAGCGTGTCTTGTAGCCGGACTGAAAATCTGTGTTGATGTCGATACAGTAGGCGGTTTCGCCCTCCACCTGCATAATGCCCTCATGGAATGTAGAACCGATACTGCCGTCATTCATGACTTTTTCTACATAGCCTGCTTTTTCCTGTGCGTCTGTCCAGTATTGCTTCTCTGCTGCCTGTACCTGTGAAGCTGGTAAGGCTGTAAAGACCGTAGCCAGACTAAGTACGCCAGCAAGCAGACGGTTCATAATCTTTTTCATATCGTTGTAAATCCTCCTTTCGTGATTTTGGGTAAAAAAATAGACGCTCATTTCTGAACGCCCAGTCTATCGAAACTATGGAATTTTTTGCAGGATAGTTTGCTTTATCTTCTATATAATATACTTTTTGTCTTTATGCAATCGCAGCTAGGGAAAGCCTGTACCACGAAAAACAACGTGTTTATAAGGCTTTTCGCCTATGTTGTTCTTATGAGGTTGCAGCAGAGCAGAAGGCCAGGGCAACCTATGAGCACATTCTGGACTACGCCGACGATCCCGATGTGATCGCGCCCCTCAAATTCTTACGGGAGCGGGAGATCGTCCACTTCCAGCGCTTTGGCGAGGCCATGGAACTCCTCAAACAGCGTTTCGCCCAAAAAAGAGTGTTTTAACGGCGGAATTTGAAGGATTTTTGACAGCGGACAGCGAAGAACTGTCCGCTGTTTTTTATTTTGAAAGGGGGAGGATTCCTTGTTCAATCCGGATCGGCATATGTCCGATGAGGATGCCGTTCAGGTGGTGCTGAACGGCAGATACGGCGTTTTGTCCACCGCCTCAAAGGAGGGTGAGCCCTACGGCGTGGCCGTCAACTATGTGTATGTGCCCGGCGACAATGCCCTGTACTTTCACTGCCAGCTCAAGGGCAGGAAAATTTCCAATATGAAGGAGAATGACCGGGTGTCCCTTTTTGTGATCGGACGGGAGGAGATCGTGCCCGAACGGTTCATCACCCACTACGAGAGCGCCATCGTCACCGGACGGGCCTCCTTCATCTCGGATAAGGCGGAAAAGCGGGAGAAGATCCTGATGATCTGCAACAAGTTTGCGCCAAATTCCCTGGAGCGCCGGGACGCGGTGATCGATAAGTACATCGCCACCTTCTACATCTGCAAGATCGACATCGAAAGCATCACGGGCAAGCGCAACAACGATTATTGAGGCTGCAACGATGAAAGTTCTGAGGGGATTCCGGCGCTGGGCGAAGGGGGAGGCGGTGCTTATCATCGCCCTTGTCCTTGCGCTCGCGTCCATGTTCTTCGTGCCGCCCTCGAGGGAGTATTTCGACTACCTCAATCTTCAGGTGCTGTGCCTCCTCTTTTCTCTCATGGCGGTGGTGAGCGGCCTTGAAAGCTGCGGACTTTTCAGCTTTCTGGCGGGGAAGCTCATCGGCGGCGAGAAACGGTTCCGCACCCTTTCCATCGTTCTCGTGCTCATGCCCTTTTTCTTCTCCATGGTGGTCACCAACGACGTGGCACTCATCACTTTTGTGCCTTTTGCCGTTCTGGTTCTGGGGCTGATCGACCACTCGCCCTATCTGGGTTATGTGGTGGTGCTGCAGACCCTGGCCGCCAACCTCGGCAGCGCCCTCACCCCCTTTGGCAGCCCGCAGAATCTTTTTTTGTACAGCAGGTACGGCATGGGGGTTTGGGAGATCGTAGGCACCATGCTGCCCTACGTGCTTACGAGCCTTCTTGCGCTGACGGCGGCGGCAGCGGCGGTGAAAAACCGCGCCGTCTCGGTGAAAATAGCGCCGGGAGCGGGAATTGGCGACAGGAGAAAGCTCGCGCTTTTTGCGGGCCTGTTTGTGCTTTGCCTGTTGGCGGTGTTCCGGGTGCTGCATTACGGAATTTTGACCGCCGTCGTGGCGGCGGCGCTCCTCCTTTTTTCCCGGCCCACGCTGAAAAAGGTGGACTACGCCCTTCTTGCCACCTTCGTTTGCTTTTTCGTCTTTTCCGGCAATATGGGCCGCATCCCGGCGGTGAGCGCATGGATCGGGGGTTTTATGGAGCAAAGTGTGGTGCTGAGCGCCGCTGCCGTAAGTCAGGTGATCAGCAATGTTCCGGCGGCGGTGCTCCTTTCCCAGTTCACGCAGGATGGAGCGGGCCTTCTTATCGGCGCCAATCTGGGCGGCCTGGGCACCCTTATCGCCTCCCTGGCCAGCCTTATCTCTTTCCGCTTCTACATCAAAACGCCGGACGCCAAACCGGGCCGGTATCTCATCCTGTTTACGGCGGCCAACGCACTTGGGCTGGCGCTGCTTCTGGGGGTGCATTGTCTTCGGACGGGCGGACTGTAGGCCGTGGGCGAGGCCCTCATGATGAAGGAGGATGGAACATGAAGAAATTTCTGGTTCGGTATCTTCTGCCGGCGCTGCTGAGCATGCTTACTGCCGTCGTTTTGGACTTCGCGTTCTTCGGCGTGCCCCTGTTCGGGATGCCGGAGCCGGAGGACGTGGCCTATGTAGAGATCACCAACGGGCGGCTCATGGCGGAGCCTAAGCGGGTCACAGGCGAAGATATCGAGCTTGCGGTGAACCTTGCCGGTTTTCTCAAGTTCACGCTGGGAGAAGCGGAGGAGGAGCCCCGCATCGAGATGGTCTACCACCTGAAGGACGGGGGAACGGTGAGCCTGGCCGGCGGCGAACGGAGCGTTCTATGGAAGGGCAGAACCCTTGCCCTCAAGGAGGACGGTCTTTTCGTGAATTTGGCGGAGGGCATCTTCTTTCCCATGGAGGAGGAATAAAAAAATGCCGCCCCGGGAGGGGACGGCATTTTTTCAGTTTTCGTGTACCAAACGGTTGATGGAAGCCTGAACGGAGTGGAAGGGTTTTAAGGTGTCCAGCCGGCCCCTTTCGTCCATGACGTGGCAGGAGGCTTCGGGGAGGGCGCTCCACAGTTCGGAGATTACCGCGCCTTTGCCCAGGGTGGCTGGGGAGCCGGTGAGAATATGAACGGCTCGATATTTTAAAGCGCATCGGATGAGGGTGGGTGCCACATCCGGCTGATAGAGCACGGTCATTTCCGCGCCGTTGGCTTTGGATACGGTAAAAAGATGCTCCAAAGCTTCCATGGATTCCGGAGTGACATTGGCTGGTTTTTGGACGCTGACCACCTGTAGGGCAAGACCCTCCCGGCGAGCGAGCTCGCCGCCGGCCCGGATGAGCCGGTCACAATGCAGTTGATCGGTCACGCACACCATCACCGAACGCGAATGTTTATTCAAATCGGTTACCTCGGCTTTCTCCAAGATTTGCCTTCAGTATACCCATGGAATATGGCGGGAATATGGCGAGCCCGTCACGTTTTCATGAAGAAGGCACCTTTGAAACCTATGCCGGCGGCGGGACCGAAATGCGGGGGTGCTAGACCTTTTTTACGGTGAAGAAGAAGTCGGCGCCGTGACCCTTCTGGCTTTTGACGGAGATTTCTTCGCCCAGATTGTCCATGACCTGCTTTGCGATGGACAGCCCGAGCCCCGAACCCACGCTCCGGCCCCGGCCCCGGGCCTTGTCCGCCTTGTAGAAACGCTGGAACAGGTAGGGCAGGGCAGTGGCGTCGATGCCCGGACCGGTGTCCTCCACGTGAATCTGGTAGGACGCTGTCCGCTCCTTTGCCGAGACGGTGACCCTGCCACCGGCGGGCGTAAATTTGAGGGCGTTGTCAAGAAGGATCACCAGCACCTGCTCGATGCGGTCGGGGTTGCTCATGACCTCCATCTCTTCCGGAACGGACAGATCGAAAGCGATATCCCGGTCCTGGGCGATGGGCGCCATGCGGTCTTTGACGTCCTCCAGAAGCTCGGCGAGGTCAAAGGCCCGGGAGCTTTCGGCAAAGGCGCCGGACTGGAGCCGGGAAAGCTCCATGAGATCGTCCACCAGCCTGGACAGGCGCAGGGTCTCCTGATAGATGATGTTGATGTAGCGCAGCTGGTCGCCGGGATCGGTGACCATGCCCTCCCGCAGCGGTTCGGCCAGGCCGCGGATGGCGGTGAGGGGGGAGCGCAGCTCATGGGATACGTTGGCCACGTATTCCTGCTGCAGCCGCTCCATGCGCTTGGCCGCGCTCACATCCCGGATGAGCGCCACGGCGCCCTCGGCGTTGCCGAGATCGTCCAGGATGGGGGAGAAGGTGGCAAGAAGGGTGGCCTCGGGCAGCGCGAGGTTTCGGCTGGCGCTGTGGCAGTCCACCAGCACGCTGTAAAAATCTTCCCAGAACCGCTTGTCGTCCACCAAATCCATGGGTTCGGCCGGGGTGTCGGGGCTGCGTCCAAGAAGGGCGTGGGCCGCCGGATTGATATGGGTGATGGAGCCCTTGATGTCCACGGCGATCATGCCCTCGGACAGGCTGTCCAGGATGCTCTGCAGACGCTGCTTTTCCAGCTTCAGCGCCCGGATGGTGGCGTCCAGCTCCCGGGCGAGAACATTGAGGGAGTTGCCCAGCTGGCCGATTTCGCCGGACTGGGATTCATCCGCCCGGACGGAGAAGTTGCCGTCCGCCATGGCCAGGGCGATGTCCCGCATCCGGTACAGGGGCCGGATGATCCTGCGGGATACGAAGAAGGCGGCGCCGGCCATGATGACCAGCACGATGAGCGCCGAGGTGATGAAGGCCATGTTGAGGCCGCTGAACGCGGTGATGATCTCGGTGATGGGCTTAAAAAGAAACACCGCGCCGGCGGGGCTGCCGTCCCGCCCTGTGACCGGCGTGCCGATCATGAGATTGGAAAGCTTGTTGTAGCGCACATAGTCCACGTAGCGGAGCTCCTCGCCGGCCAGCACCCGGCTGATTTCCCCGGACATGTTGGCGGTGAAGGTCTCAATGTCGCCGATGCCCGCGACGCTCTCCGGCGCGGAGAGCACGTTGCCCTTCTCGTCGAGGATCACCACCGACGCGTCCAAAAAGGCGGAGTCGTTCAATAGATAGTTCAGCACATCGTCGCTTCGCTGGGTGTCCTGTCCGCACAGCCAGGCCAGCTCCCGGGTCTGGGGGACCAGGTCATAAGCCTTCGTGTTGATAAGAAGGCTTCTCGTGAAGGACATGAACAGCATGGTGGTCATGAGGCCCGAGAGCATGAGGGTGATCACCACAAGCCAGAGAATGCGCCGGAAAAAGACGCTGTGAATCATGGCGAGACCTCAAACTTATAGCCCACGCCGTACACCGTCTTGAGCGCCCAGCGGGGATTCTCCGGAAGCTTGCCCCGGATGCGCTTGATGTGGGTGTCCACGGTGCGGGTGTCGCCGATGAAATCATAGCCCCACACCTGGTTGAGAATCTGGTCCCTTTTAAAGACCTGGCCGGGGTGGGAGGCAAGAAGGTAGAGGATTTCCACCTCCTTCGGGGTGAAGGGCACGGGCTCCCCCGACAGGGTGACCTGGTACTGCTCCATGCTGATCTCAAGACCGTCGTAGCGCAGAGCGTCCGGCTTGTCGGGAGCCTGAGCACCGTCGTCCATGCGCCGGAGCACGGCCTTGATACGGGCCACCACCTCCCGGGGCGAAAAGGGTTTGACGATGTAGTCGTCCGCCCCGAGCTCCAGCCCGAGGACCCGGTCCATCTCCTCGCCCTTGGCGGTGAGCATGATGATGGGCACCTTCGAGGTCTTTCGAATCTCCCGGCACACCTCGGTGCCGGAGCGGCCGGGCATCATGAGGTCGAGAATGATGAGGTCGGGCGTGAGCGCCTCAAACTTTTCCAGTGCTTCAACGCCGTCCAGCGCCGAGGCGTAACTGAAATGCTCGGCTTTGAAATAAATCCCCAGTGATTCGTGGATCACCGGGTCGTCGTCGCAGATGAGAATCAAAGGCACGCGGTTCATGTACTTCCCTCCAGGATGATCAAATTGCATACATTATAGCATAGGATGGCCCGAAAAACATCAAGGGGCCTGAAAGGCCGCCATACCGGGAAAAATGATTTGCAAAGGTCAGGGTGATATGGTACACTTATTCAGATCAGAAACTATCCGTCCCGCGGCCTAGAGCCGTGGGGTTTGCGTTAAAAGATTGAAGGGGGTTCGTCATGAAATCGACCATTGAAAAGCTGGACAAGAACGACGTTAAACTGAATGTGGAGATTGAGGGTGAAGTCTTCAAGGAGGCCGTCACCCGCGCCTACCGCAAAAATGTGAAGGATATTATGATTCCGGGATTCCGCCGGGGCAAGGCGCCCCAGCATGTCATCGAGATGCATTACGGTAAAGACGTGTTCTATGATGAGGCCTTGAACGATGTGGTGCCGGAAGCCTACGACGCCGCTGTGGAGGAGAATGAGCTCTTCCCGGTGGACCGCCCCAATATCAGTGTGGAGAAATACTCCCCGGAGGAGGGTGTGGTTTTTACCGCCATCGTTACCGTAAAGCCCGAGGTAAAGCTGGGCGCTTACAAGGGTATAGAAGTGGAAAGGGTTTCGTATACTGTTACGGATGAGGACGTGGATCGCCAGCTCAAGGCGGCTCAGGACCGGGTTGCCCGCTGGGTGGACGTCACGGACAGGCCTGTGGAGAACGGCGACCGGGTGGTCCTTGATTTTGAGGGCTATGTGGACGGCGAGAAGTTTGAGGGCGGCGCCGCTGAGAACCACACGCTGGATGTGGGCAGTGGTCAGTTCATTCCCGGCTTCGAGGAGCAGCTGGTGGGTATGAAGGTGGACGAGGAGAAGGACGTCACCGTCACTTTCCCCGAGGAATACCATGCCAAGGAGCTCGCTGGAAAGCCGGCGGTCTTCAAGTGCAAGATCCACAGCATCAAAGTGAAGGAGCTGCCCGAGCTGGACGACGAATTCGCCAAGGATGTGAGCGAATTTGATACGCTGGACGCCTACAAGGCCGATATCCAAAAGCATCTTGAAGAGGATGCGGAGCGCCGCACTAACCTCGATCAGGAGAGCCTTATCATCCAGGAAGTGGTCAAAAACGCCGAAATCGACGTTCCGGACTGCATGGTGGAGCGTGCCCAGGACCGCATGGTGCAGGAGGCGCGGTTCCGTCTGTCCTATCAGGGCATCAAGCTGGAGGATTACCTCACCATGATCGGTTCCTCCATCGAGGATTTCAAGGCCACCCAGAAGGACGAGGCTTTGAACCGGGTGAAGGTGCAGCTGACGCTCGAAGCCATTGAGAAGGCCGAGGAGATCGTGGTCACCGAGGAGGATCTCAAGGCCGAAATGAAGAAGGTCGCGGATAGTATGGGCAAACCGGTGGAAGAGTATGAAAAGAGCCTCCGGGATGAGGACCGCGAGTATATGGAGGATGAGATCAAGTATCAAAAGGTCATCGATCTTTTGAAGGATAACGCCGCTTTGGTGGAACCCAAGGCGGACAAGGAAGGTCAAAAAGAGGAGGCCTAACGCTTCCCAGAAAGGAAACGGTGTTTAGATGAATTTAGTCCCCATGGTGATCGAACAGACCAATCGCGGTGAGAGGTCTTACGATATCTATTCCCGTCTGCTCAAGGATCGGATCATTTTCCTGGGCGGGGAGATCAACGACGACACGGCCAACCTGGTGGTGGCCCAGCTTTTGTTCCTCGAGGGAGAGGATCCCGATAAGGACATCAACCTTTATATCAACAGCCCCGGCGGTTCCATCACCGCGGGTATGGCGATCTATGACACGATGCAGTACATCAAGGCCGACGTGTCCACCATCTGCGTGGGCATGGCCGCGTCCATGGCGGCTTTCCTCATGGCCGCTGGCGTGAAGGGCAAAAGAAAGGCTCTCCCCAACAGCGAGATCATGATCCATCAGCCCCTCGGCGGCGCCCAGGGCCAGGCCACCGATATCCTGATTCATGCCGAACATATCCGCAGGATTAAGGATAGAATGAATCAGATCCTGGCGGACCGCACCGGTCAGCCCCTGGAGAAAATCCAGGAGGATGTGGAGAGGGATTTCTTCATGACCGCGGAGATGGCCAAGGAATACGGCATTGTGGACGAGATCATCCCGCCCCGCAAGGCCTAAAGGAATCGAGGTGTTTTTCGATGAAAGGTTATGAAGAGGAAAAGCAGGTTCGCTGCTCGTTCTGCAATAAGGCCCAGGAGCAGGTTCGCCGCATCGTGGCGGGCCCCGGGGTGTATATCTGCGACGAGTGCATCGAGCTTTGCCAGGAAATTATAGAGGAAGATTTTGCGGAACCCATGGAAATGGATCTGCAGAACATCCTGAAGCCAGCGGAGATCATGAAGATTCTGGACCAGTACATTGTGGGCCAGGAGAGCGCCAAGAAGTCGCTGGCAGTTGCCATGTATAACCACTATAAGCGCATTCGCAAGAGCGAGAAGACGGCGGACACCAAGGACGATGTGGAGCTGCAAAAAAGCAACGTCATCATGCTGGGACCCACCGGCTGCGGCAAGACCTATCTCGCCCAGACCATGGCGCGGATTTTGAACGTGCCCTTTGCCATTGCGGACGCCACCTCCCTGACGGAGGCGGGCTACGTGGGCGAGGACGTGGAGAACATTCTGCTCAAACTCATTCAGGCGGCTGATTACAACGTGGAGAAGGCCGAGCAGGGCATCATCTACATCGACGAGATCGACAAGATCGCCCGGAAGAGCGAGAATCCCTCCATCACCCGGGACGTGTCCGGCGAGGGCGTGCAGCAGGCGTTGCTGAAGATCTTGGAGGGCACGGTGGCCAGCGTTCCGCCCCAGGGCGGCCGCAAGCACCCCCATCAGGAGTTCATTCAGATCGACACCACCAACATCCTGTTCATCTGCGGCGGTGCCTTTGACGGCATCGAAAAGATCATCGAGAACCGCATGGGCAAGAAGACCCTGGGCTTTGGCGCCGAGGTGGCCAGTCATAAGGAACGGGATCTGGGTCAGCTTTTGAAGAACATCCTCCCCGAGGATCTCTTGAAATTCGGACTCATTCCCGAGTTCGTGGGACGGCTGCCCATCACGGTGACGCTGGAGTCTCTGGACGAGGCGGCGCTGGTGAAGATTCTGAGCGAGCCCAAGAACGCGCTCATCAAGCAGTATCAAAAGCTTTTCGATCTCGACGGCGTGACGCTGGAGTTCGAGGAGGACGCTCTTCGGGCCGTGGCGCAAAAGGCCATCGCCAGAAAGACTGGCGCTCGGGGACTCCGGTCCATCCTGGAGGAGTCCATGCTGGACCTCATGTACGATATCCCTTCCCGGGACGACGTGGACCGCTGCGTCATTACCAAGGCGTGCATCGAGGGTACAGGCAAGCCAAAGCTTGTCGTCTCCGAGATCGCCAAGGCCAAGAAGGCCGCCAAGAAACCCCGGGAAAAACGTCAGCCGGAGGTTTCCTAAGCCGTTCATGCAAAGCGCCGCCTTATGCGGCGCTTTTTTGCCGAAAAATTCTGCAGCGCTTTTGCCAGCGGCAGAAGAATTGCCGGGAGGAGACGTAGATGAAGATCGAAGTTTTGGATTTAAAGGATCTGGCCGCGTACAAGGCGCTCATGGATGACTGTTTCGGCGGGAGCAATCCGCTGGAGCGGTATCAGCAGTATGCGAACCGGGCAGGCTACACCATTTGGGCTGCAAAGGATGGAGAGAGGATCGTAGGCAGCGTCACCACCTATGCCATCGACCTTTTTACCTTTGATTTTCAGCCCTGCCTTATGCTCTTCAATGTGGCGGTGCTGGGCGCATACCGAAAACAGGGGATTGGCAGGCGCCTGCTGGAGCTGGTTATCGACAAAGCGAGAAAGGATGGTTTTCGATCCATCTCCCTGACCTGTTTGGACGACGCTTATCCGGCGCACCGGCTCTACGAAAGCGTGGGCTTCAAAAGAGCAAGCAGCCTCAAATATGACCTCAAACTGTAAACGATCCAAAGGGCGCCGCTTTTGTGCGGCGCTTTTTTTGATGGGGAATTCCACCATGGATAAATGGATGCCGCCCACAAATAATAGGATGGAATTACTTTAGAAATGAGGGTGAAAAAAGTGGGCGGACTAACCATTGCGGCCATGGTGATCCAGTTGTTCTTCTCGATCATCATCGGCCTGTATTTTTATAATCAGCTGAAAAGCCAGCAGGGCACCAAAACAGCGGTGGAGAAGGAATCGAGACGGGAGCTGGAGCGGCTGAGGCGAATGCGCCAGCGCTCCCTTACCGAGCCGCTGTCGGAAAAAACCCGGCCCCGGACCTTTCAGGATATCGTGGGGCAGAAGGAGGGAATTGTCTCCCTCAAGGCGGCCCTTTGCGGGCCCAATCCCCAGCATGTGATCATCTACGGACCGCCGGGGGTGGGCAAAACCTGCGCGGCCCGGCTGGTCCTCCAGGAGGCGCAAAAGACCGAAGGGTCCCCCTTCAAGGCGGACGCCAAATTCGTGGAGATGGACGCGACCTGCGTGCGCTTCGACGAGAGGAGCATCGCCGATCCCCTGATCGGCTCGGTACACGACCCCATCTACCAGGGCGCCGGCGCCATGGGCATGGCGGGCATCCCCCAGCCCAAGCCCGGCGCGGTGACGAAAGCCCACGGCGGCATTTTAT is a genomic window containing:
- a CDS encoding VaFE repeat-containing surface-anchored protein, encoding MKKIMNRLLAGVLSLATVFTALPASQVQAAEKQYWTDAQEKAGYVEKVMNDGSIGSTFHEGIMQVEGETAYCIDINTDFQSGYKTRSDASSRMSADQIADVALSLEYVKEYAASHKELNYKQVYLLEQCVVWQRLSVHLGWSCDHVRAAYDEVSKAVQDEVYAGAKAFVKANKGRYDCGGYIYSGDGQELGQFWAKLDVGNAALQKVSSNPTITNGNNSYSLAGATYGVFADKGCKEQLATLTTDNDGNTEAVEVKAGKVYIKELSVPAAGFQLDKTVYSLNVKAGETATLKVSDTPKVTTTLIELFKIDMETSKGAAQGAASLEGAEFVWNYYDGYYNKDNLPAKPTRTWTTKTVAEKSSDGATHYITKLAERYKVSGDSFYLQDGVPCLPLGTLTVSESKSPAGYLLEGAYMQAGGSEEQIKGMYLAQITEDGELAVLTGSNKYSVSDKVIRGGVKVQKRDLETKDTKPQGGATLKDTEFTITSLNENAVLVDGKLYNKGEVVKTILTGIDGIASTAADTLPYGTYRLDESKSPVGYLTTGAVSREFTIKENGKIVDLTGAEQSIYNQIKRGDIEGVKISDGTHKRLADVPFRITSKTTGESHVVVTDKNGQFSTASDWVSHKQNTNRGKTSEDGIWFGTSEPDDSKGALLYDTYEIEELRCDSNKGFKLIPAFEIVVSRDKVVIDLGTLTDDYEKKISIHTTAADKATGEKSIVAGKEVTIVDTVTLDGLKKGTKYQLKGWQMVKDGNTELLVDGKRVESDYTFTADSEEMKVKVEYTFNASVLGGKDLVTFEELYDLSDKNEPVKVAEHKDIEDDGQTVSIKERVIKIHTTAADKVTGEKVIVAGKEVTIVDTVTLDGLEVGTKYQLKGWQMVKDENTELLMDGKRVERAHTFTADKEEMKVEVAFTFNASALGGKNLVTFEELYDVTNPDKPVKVTEHKDIEDEGQTVLITERIIKIHTTAASKDGEKVIEAGKEVTIVDTVTLDALEVGTKYQLKGWQMVKDENAELLIDGKRVENEYTFTAADTKMEVEIVFTFDASKLGGQQLVTFEELYDVTNPDEPVKVTEHKDIEDKGQTVTIKEVPETPTPEEPEKPQTPDTPSHKATDSPKTGDSTNVAAFAVLFGLSAAGIGFAAYKKRRSVKHGSNE
- a CDS encoding pyridoxamine 5'-phosphate oxidase family protein; translation: MFNPDRHMSDEDAVQVVLNGRYGVLSTASKEGEPYGVAVNYVYVPGDNALYFHCQLKGRKISNMKENDRVSLFVIGREEIVPERFITHYESAIVTGRASFISDKAEKREKILMICNKFAPNSLERRDAVIDKYIATFYICKIDIESITGKRNNDY
- a CDS encoding SLC13 family permease → MKVLRGFRRWAKGEAVLIIALVLALASMFFVPPSREYFDYLNLQVLCLLFSLMAVVSGLESCGLFSFLAGKLIGGEKRFRTLSIVLVLMPFFFSMVVTNDVALITFVPFAVLVLGLIDHSPYLGYVVVLQTLAANLGSALTPFGSPQNLFLYSRYGMGVWEIVGTMLPYVLTSLLALTAAAAAVKNRAVSVKIAPGAGIGDRRKLALFAGLFVLCLLAVFRVLHYGILTAVVAAALLLFSRPTLKKVDYALLATFVCFFVFSGNMGRIPAVSAWIGGFMEQSVVLSAAAVSQVISNVPAAVLLSQFTQDGAGLLIGANLGGLGTLIASLASLISFRFYIKTPDAKPGRYLILFTAANALGLALLLGVHCLRTGGL
- a CDS encoding adenine nucleotide alpha hydrolase family protein, which codes for MNKHSRSVMVCVTDQLHCDRLIRAGGELARREGLALQVVSVQKPANVTPESMEALEHLFTVSKANGAEMTVLYQPDVAPTLIRCALKYRAVHILTGSPATLGKGAVISELWSALPEASCHVMDERGRLDTLKPFHSVQASINRLVHEN